Part of the Nicotiana sylvestris chromosome 2, ASM39365v2, whole genome shotgun sequence genome, aggtttgttctcaaaattctccacTTCCCTGACAACTTCATCAGGTATTTTGTCCTCTTTTTCTGAGTCATTTATCCTTATGTTACGTTGTCTCATTACGTGTCACAGTCAtaggttcatcaggaaaagtaattacaatgttgtagaagaaaaacataaaagataataatgaatactaaataacaatgcattaattaaattttaaaaatatccaAAACAGGTACGACTcaatgactcgagcaattatttcaaaacaaaatgcgtctttaaaacaaaatactaaaaatatcttaaatgcctagcatggctattaAAACAAGTCAGACTAATTGCTAAGCTACTCAGGAACTcgacgggcccgggatggtgtggtaGTCCAATTCTTCAGAACAACTCCCTTTTCCacggtctgaatggtgaggccttctttcTCCACTTCCTCAACTATGacattgcaatccatattctCGTTTTCTAGAAACAAGTTCCTCAACCCAGCCAAAGCTTTCTCCGTTGTGGATCCCTATATTGTATTggcctggtgaaaagtctgactcAGATGTGGCActagttgctcgagagggtaataaggaccacgccatggtggagACCAATCATTATATTCTTGCCACGTGTACAGATATCCCAACCCAAAAGTTATGCCATGATGTTTCAACTGTATCGGTTTGGTAATGCTctggagtttcttcccaagccctttacCGGGTttatacccagaccatgccagtatgctttctattttgttactctacCACTTGTCCTTCTCAATTGCGTTGACATGCTCAATGCGGTGATAAGTTTCTCcgcctagccttcttctattctcgataaccgagatagtttgactagtgtaaatggggttacttttATCTTCGTGAgtgattacctcctgatggttccattcaaacttcacagcCTGTTGTAGCATAGAAGCCACAACCCCagtggcatgtatccaaggtcgtcccaatagaagattgtatgtagcagATTGTCTAGTACTTGGAACACAACATCGAACCAGGTCGGGcccatctgcagacaaaggtTAATCTCCCTAATCATGGCCCTTTAAGACATATAAAATTCCTTTACGTTCATGCTCCctgctcgtatctcatggaaatctttgcccaaccttttcagagtagttaatggacaaatgttgaggcttgaacccccatctattaagaTCTTGGCGATCAATTTGTCCTCAAACtgtactgtgatatgcaatgccaTGTTGTGACTTAATCCTATAGGTGGTAGTTCATCCTCGTGGAtggtgatcttgtgactctccagtACTTGACCTACtatgttggccatctctccactggtgatattattgggtacataagctttgttcaacaccttcatcagagcACTCCTATGCGCCTcaaaattttgcaatagtgacaatATGGATATCTGAGTGGGAgtcttgttcaaatgatcaatgataAAGTATTCTCttacttgtactttcctccaaagatcgcTTGGTCCAATTTCAATGATAGGTTGTTTCGTAGCAGCTTCCTTGCTTGTTCCTCCCAAGTTttcgggtgtatagatccttcaaGTTCTGGTCATCCCCTGTGCGGCActagattcttccatctttgctttcCCCTTTCTCCTAGtttcggcaacgtaatcccagggtatGTCGTTGCATTTGAAAGGAGGTGTGGGTGCTACTATCACAGGGAAGGGTGTGgatacttctacttcaaatggagttgATGTAGTTGCATGTGCTATTACTTCAATTTCAAACGGGACTAGTGCGACTACTTCAACTTCGACTGGCGACTGTATCTGTACCACAATTGGAGTGAGTGTGACTGTAGGTTTAGGGTCATTGCCTTCTCAAATAAGGCCAAtcgacccctcaggatcccattcttcttcagtttctatcacatttaccccttcacccctatgatctgggaggggattgttgcggacattctaCGCGACTATCTTTGCTTGTATGACTTTGGTATCAATCAGGGTTTTAATCTTATCTTTTAGAGTGCGACATTCATCGatagtatgccctttcatgctagaatggtatgcacaggttttgtttgggtcgACCCACTAGGAGGAGTTTTCCATTGCAACAGCAGGAATGAAGGTGACATATCCAGCAGACTTCAATCTTTCATATAtttggtcaatgggttcagcaagaGGGGTATATTGTCTGGGCGACCTGCGATCataattgggtttgggtttttgatAGTTCTGACGGGTTGGAAGTGAATGATAATAGGTTGGatgggtgttataagtgtgataggcggtagtgggttgagaatatctgggaggtgatgattggtatgtaggtggaggtttTTGGTATGTGAGTAGAGATTTTGGACCATAGGCCACCATTACTACCcccacttctttcttctttgatatacccCCTGATTGCAATACTTTGTTCGTGGCATGCAATGCCTCGAAATTGGTCACCATCCCACTCTTAATcctttcttcaatcctttctccgagtttgatgatgtcggagaacttgtgattttcgatgaccattaacctttcataatattgggGATCCTGGGCCCTgatgaagaatttattcatctgctCTTCCTCTAATGCTGGCCTGACTCttgcagcttctgacctccatcgagtagcatactcgcggaaagtttctgttgctttcttctttagattctgtatatagaagacatctggtgcattctctgagTTAAACCTGAATCGATCCATAAAgtctgacgccatgcttacccaattaacCCGCTTCTTGGGATTCTGACTGATATACCAAGATAGGGCATCTCCAAtgagactcctcatgaacagcttcatgcgaatcctttcatcctttccaACACCCACAAACTTATCATAGTATGTTTTTAAATGTACTTTCGAGTCACCCGTTCCATCAAACATTTctaacttaggaggtttgtaaccctctggcagttcCACATCCGGCTGAATGCACAAatcctcataattcagaccttCAATTCCTTTGCCTCCTTCAACACCATGTACTCGGCTCATGAGCTTCTTGAGCTCTTTGGCCatattcttaatgagcaggtccttcttggCAAATTCTGGAGTGTATGATGTTGGTTGAGTAAAGTGAGGtaaggtttccacgtatatgggattGTTTTGGTGGGTGCCAGGGGTTGGAGTGTAGTGGTGATCGTTAGTTGAGTTCTGCGGATCAGGGATAGGTTGCGGGATATTCTGAggagtatggtaagtggtttGTGGGTATTGAGCAGGAAGATATTGGTGCTGAGGGGGAGTAGGTATCGGTGGAGGATTAGGATTTTTGGGAGGAGTTGCGTATTGATGGGGTGCGGAAGGATTTTGTGGACGTTGGCTTGgtgtattttgaggaggtgctgggttttgagcattttgttggttaacGTCTGGGATGTTTAGGGTGAGGGGGAAGTTTGCCAAGttacggacctgctcaagttctccttgcaactCCAATATTTTATGTTCCAATGGTAGGACCAAATCATTCCGGgcttgtagacatgtaatttttgactcaCGCATTAGAATCACCTCTAATAGTCCTAGTATTTTTAGGACATTTATTTGAGTTTATTTCTATAGGATTTTACTTTATTActaattttaattatatttttaaggcacaaaaattgaaaaaaatacaaaaatagtttcgtGTTTTATCTTATTCTATTTAGTTTaggttattaatattttatagcaATATATCTTGTTTTTACCATGATTCTCACTTTTATTTTGaatataataatttatataaaagtgatatatatatatatgtataaaagtgatatatatatatatatatatagtttcataGTATGATATAGTTTACTTTAAattagttagagttaattttaaatcattttataaAGAAAAGGTTTAAGTTTTTTAAATTGATGGATTTAAAGGGTTATAATCC contains:
- the LOC138885398 gene encoding uncharacterized protein, whose amino-acid sequence is MAKELKKLMSRVHGVEGGKGIEGLNYEDLCIQPDVELPEGYKPPKLEMFDGTGDSKVHLKTYYDKFVGVGKDERIRMKLFMRSLIGDALSWYISQNPKKRVNWVSMASDFMDRFRFNSENAPDVFYIQNLKKKATETFREYATRWRSEAARVRPALEEEQMNKFFIRAQDPQYYERLMVIENHKFSDIIKLGERIEERIKSGMVTNFEALHATNKVLQSGGISKKKEVGVVMVAYGPKSLLTYQKPPPTYQSSPPRYSQPTTAYHTYNTHPTYYHSLPTRQNYQKPKPNYDRRSPRQYTPLAEPIDQIYERLKSAGYVTFIPAVAMENSS